GAGTGGAAAACGAATGCATACAAAATATTAGATAAGGTACATGCATGATAGTGGTAggcaaataaagataaattcttCAGAAAGAGAGTGTGGCAATATACAGAGCTACAAATAAAAGCTGACTAGATTAatgggaaaaaaaagataagagggaaaagagaggggaaaagagaaagtGAGACAATCAAGGacacagaaaaagaaaaactgGAAGAAATATCAAGAGAAAATGAGGAAGAACaaagatatgaaatatgaatgacTTATCAAATTATTACCACTGCATCTTCAATTAGATTTTACAGTAACTTGTCATCAATGTGCAATATGAGACAACAGATGGCAGCATTTCATTGTATGGTTGATGCTTCATAGAGGAACATCTTTCACTTCTCTTATATCTTCATGAACATGTACTGGAGAGCAATAGTaaactgatctgaatatcaatcAATACTTCTATGTAGGGAAATACGTCCATGCTTTCCAATACCCATCAAGGTTAATATGGGTAGGTAATCTATAAAAATAGCTAAAAGGCTCCATACTTGGCCAGTATGCTTACTACTATAAGTGCAATAACAGtgtttaaagctaaatgacagtTGTTGCaataaaatactgatttcgtgagaaagtctgtaaaaccaaggttaagtattactatatcatcgtggatctagatctggtccagttacataaactgaactttgtgaaatcataatatctaagctaaaaaacgatcacactgaagatcgccaacacagataggcacacgtgggacagtgtattattattgctggaataaagaccagacggaagtgacagaatccgcgcttattttgcttatttctcagcaattacacaatttcttccagaatcctttggcacataatctttattcatacaaacagacactttggtgatcattaaattaaattctgtaaaaagtcattttgagatcgtacccacaactggaatttatctttaaataacAATGAAACTGTAACCATGTGTGATGCAATATCACTTGTGCTCAGTATACAACAATCCAAGATGACCCATGATGACTGTCATTGGTAAATGTGATTTCTAGCCTGATATAAGTTGGTTTTATAGAAGCATGTCAGAAATCGTCATTTTCCttgcaaaaaaaatttaggAGCCGGCAACCTCACATAATTACTGAAGCATGTAATACTCATTGAGTAGGAAAAGTGAGACGACTTTTCTCACCATATCTGAACAAGACTTAACCCTAATGAGAATGGGGGGAATAATTCAGCCCCCCATGACATTTTTCGCAATAAATCCGCcacgcaatttttttttgtctgcgTAGCTTGCTGACTGTTTACTTTCAAGACTTGCgcaattttgagaccaaaattgcgacccccgggtatgcggttccgaaattatgcaacattttgtaagtgcatgcagacccaaaattgctcaaaaacttgaatttgtgtacaaatccaatgcaaatggtgtttttagccaaaattcataaatgtatcataatttttccttttactaaaaataaaatcaattaatctcatcttgtttatggtcaaaataaaatcCCCAACAATTTTCATTAGGGGCATTATTAACTTAATTAGAgtaaacttttgattttatgaataaataagcataattaattagcaataAGATTTTTCGCAGATTTTGATCTaataattttgtagattatgctgTGGGTAATGTGCGTTCCAATTTTCGTCAAGAgccacctaccccccccccccccccccgtcttcttaggcatcgaaaCAGCCCAGTATATTTACTGGTCATAAAATAGAACACGATATCTAGATACGATTTTGTGGTGTATCTCTTACCTCTAGCTACATTAAATAAACCATTGGTCTGTGTTCCACACACAAAACATCGTTTGCTCTTCTTGTAGTGCTTTAGAGCACACTTTTCACAAAAGTAATGCTTGCATCTATTGGAGAAAATTGTAGAAAACAAATAGACATTGAAATAGATTGATAGCatacaaagaaacaaaatgcTACAATGAGTTGAATTCAATGAAAAGTaccaatgtaaatgaaaaatataatggcAAGTTTTGTACTTTAATTTGACAAATACATTTGAGTGCAGGTAACTTCCAATACCTTGTACATAGAGGATTTGTGGATAAGTCAGTAACTGTAAACCATGCTTGGTTTGAGACATACTGTGCCACTTAAGAACTTTCACAGGACACTAATCTGCATTTGCTGTATGTTGATGTAACAAGATAATTGGTAGCACAGTCAATGTATTTTAGAGCCCCTGAGAATACTTTCAGCATACTTTGagactgaacaaaaattgttGGTGGGGTGTTAAAACGTTGTATCCCAAATTTAGAAATGTTAAGGCCAGCTCAGGAAAAGCTGTTTTTAGAATTCTGACAACAGCAGTAACCTCACAATGTCTGAAAATAGCCTCCTGATCCATGTAGAGAACACTTCATTGACAAAAGAATGGTGTCATCTATGTCATAACTCTAAAatagacttttttttaaagatgtccTCAAAATGCTAACATTGATTTGTATACTAAAATGTTCCTTCTCAAACTTACTTTGTGACAACGGGGCTGGTAAATGATTGTCTACAGATGAAACATTTGAAAGGTAGGCCATCATCCTCGTCACTATCAATCTCATACATACTGGGATCtgtgagtgaaaaaaaaaggaaaataaacatattaaatTACTCCGGAATTCACATTGAAttcaaagaaatttacaaacatTGGTTCTCAATAGAGTTGTAGGCTTATAAAAGCCATATATTTTACTATTGAATTGATTGGTGCTCTTCtccatgttgttgttttttaggGCTTAGAATGTGTACAATGGTCAACTTTACTGTAAATCAGATTgatgaaaaacatgaaaatagaaggaaaaacattataattaattgaAACAAAAGTTTACAAGTATACATGTAAGTTCTAAATGCCCATACTGATAATGAATAACCCCAGATACTTGCAGTACACTTTTTCTTCAATCAGGCAAActgtttacttatttaacaaatagAGGAACTCAGTGCTCTTGGAGTTGTACACCTAGCAGAGGATTTTCATTGTGATCAATACTTCAggtgagcatttcatgaaacaaacagtcaatgattttcactgaaAAATGTTCTGTGCTTCTGAAATGCTTGCATCTGAtaattgtcagtgaaaatcacagacATATAATGTTCTTGAAACACTCCcctagctttttttttttaatattgccaACCAGGGCTTGTGTAAACCAAAGACTGTGAAGGCTATTGCTTTGGGGATAGCCACCTCACTGCCCTGTTGCCCTTGAAAATACCCAATTACCAAGAGTACTTTGCCTTGCCTTCTTGTGGTCTTATTGTGAGAGCTGTTGCCCATAATCTCAccttgttgttgttgatatttTCCATCGTCCCATTCCTTCTCAAGCTGCCATCCAAACTTGTAGTCGGATCTGTCATGCATGAACTTACAGCTATCACCAAACCCACAGAACCCAGTCTCCTTGTAGTCTTTACAGATATCAGGTGCATAATCCCATCGGGTGGTCGAACGAAGGTTGGTTGGCGCCCTCATTGGTCCTTTTCTGAACATGAACAGAAATCATTTGGGAGTTATTCACAACGCTCTAACATTTCTCTGTATTCTTCatgttttctatgttttttaACCTTCGTCGGATCTACATCATGTAACTTTGTATTAAAACTGATCTTGTTGCCACGTATATATTGCATTTTCTTCATTTACAACTATTTTAAATACTAAATATTAGCAAAACCATCTGTACATCACTGAGAATACAGTAGAGTCaagagatagaaagatagaacTCCTTGAAAAGAGCTTGACGTCTAAGAATGAGAGGATCAACAATCTCAATGCAGCAATTGATCATTAGGAACAATACTCTAGAAGAAATGGTCTTTGAATATTCGGTGCTGCTACAACCAAATGAAGATACTGATCGAATGGTCTGTGATGTAGCCAGTAAGGTTGGTGTGCATTTGGAGACAGCTGCTTTCGACCACAGTTATAGAATTGGCAAACAACCCATTGGTGGTAACAAGAGCAGACCAATCATCGTAAAATGCAGTACCTATCAAGTTCGTCAAAAACTACTCATGAATCATCGTCGCCTGAAAGGGTCTGGCATCGTTATACAGGAGGACCTCACTGCCAAGAACCTCAACCTACTACATCTTGCTCAATCTCACAAGAAAGTAACTGCGGCTTGGTCAGCTGATGAAAAAGTGATTGTCCTCGTCTCTAACAGCGATGGTCAATCCATAAAGAGAGTTATCAAGGATGCAGACGATCATAAGCGATTACAATCTTGTGCAAATTTAAATCATtcagcctacatgtatttttttttacattgtattctTCGACTATTTGGTGTGCCGCATTGATCAACCAAATGAGGATAGTGATCTACTCGTCTGTGACGTAGCCAGCAAGGTTGGTGAGCATTACAAGACAGCTGATATCGACCAGTCATAGAGTCAATAAACAACACACTGGTGGTAACAAGATAGGATCATCGTAAATGTAATATCTACCGTGTTTGTCCAAACTACTAACAAATCGTCGCCAACAAGGCACCGACATCATTATACAGGAAGACCTCATTTACATTTATCAAGGATGGAGACAATCGCAAGCGATTATAATCTTGTGCAAATTCAAATGATTCAGCCTACATGTAAAATTTTTTCActgtatttttcaaatatttgatatgTGAGTGTGATTTGTGCAGGTGTTCATAAGGAGATGGACTCTCTTGCCGTGTCGGCGGGGCAGCCAGCTATGTGGTCGGTCACGGCGTCCTTGGTCGCAGCTCCTCGTGTCCGATCGGGAATCCCTGGCCCGCTTCTGTCCCGACCCTCTTCTTATAGTCTAATTAATTTGATACATCATGCTGCGTTAGTAACTAGTATAATGCCATCTACATTGAAGTTCTGATGAAGTTTGCTTCTTCAAATTAAAGCGTACCAAAACAGTTCCACTACATTTGCTAtggcgacatttgctccgctctaaattccacacattaattgaatgaccaacttcaacccttgaTTTAACACTACACCCTATCCAAAACCTAACATAAACCCCTATTGAaatcctaaccctaaccctgcATCTTCAACGAAATTAACCCCCAGAGCTAAATGTGAAAGAACATTTCTCATTTCATCATACCAATCAGATGAAACCATTTAGTGAGCAATGCATTTTGAGCTTTTGAGTTCATACATGTAGCTGACTCAACTGTAGCTCAAAATCTTGGGCAAAGGGTGTCTACAAAGATCAAATTTCCAATCGATGCTTTCCTAAACTTACCTTACGTGACCACTGGATGCATTACCCTGTGCTGTGTCTCTCTTCTCAATGTATGTATGATAGTTATTGATTCCTCTGTACTTCTTGTCATCCTCCTCTCCTTTCAACTCCTACATGAGCAgaaaaaaacagtgaaaatgATAACCATGTCCTGTCTACAAGACATTGACTGTGCTGTAATGAATAAAGAGTGATTAAGCTGCATTTGATTTATGGCGGTTtcatggtgtagtggttccTTCTCTTCATCAGAGGGTCAAACCCTATCCCTGATTCTGATTTCCTTTAGGCAGAGAAATTCATCCATATTGGGTTGCACTTAAATAACCTGACTGAGGCAAACCGGGAACTGGCAGGAATTTTTTTCTCGAAAAGCAGACTATAAAATCAGCTCTGCTAAAGACAATATATATGTGCTGAATTGTTGTACAATGATTAGGGAATTTTCTGATGCAGAAAGTATTAATCCCAATATATTAAAGCAAGTATAATCTTCTCTTGCTGATGAATACAAATCTTTTGTTTCATTGCTTGTATGGGAAAGCATTTGAAAGTTAGGGACTGTAGGCTACTCTTGGTATTATTCCCTTACTTTCCTACTGTTTGCCCAGCCAATGGGCGAGCAGGCCAAAACATGGTTGGGGcaataaattttgacatttttgtgaGAATGAATCTGCATTCTGGGAATGGAACCAGGTGCTACTTGGCTCAGGCTTAAACTTAATGATATAAAGTACCAACATGGGGCTCTGGCCAAGgaaaagaagacgaagaagaaaaaagaaaatgaaaataaaaaaggatcaaatatatcatttttcattattattgtcaatatCCATCGCAAAATTAGATTTCCAATTTAGTAAGACCAGAATTTTTGTTTGCTCACAActttaaagatatttttcaatatatgcCATGTTGtccttaaaattttcagctcatttTGCCACTGTAGAGTATAATGAAAAAACCTTGACACACCAAATTGACACAAACAGCTTCATGCTGGCCCAAGCTATTGCCAAATGCATACTTAATATGTCCCATTAAAATCAATGTTAATTGGCCGGTTTCATAACTAATTGGAACCAGGCAAATTTTTACACTGATTTCAATGGGCAAAGAAGGCATTTATACAGTCATATCTTGGGCCCCCATGGTCCTCTTTTATCAAATATGGGTTGTGATGTAATCGCTCCTTGTTCTATTCAATGTAGCTGTGGCAGATTGGATTGGAATAGTAATGCATTATTCTTTGCATACCTCATTGATCTTCTTCTGTTTCTCAAACAATGCCTGTGCATCTTCATTGAAATCTGTATCCAGGTTATAGGTTGCTGTAGCACCCCCATCTTCTGGTCCAGTTGGTTTCTGAAAAGTTAAGACCATCAATAACTCAAACTTTAAAGGAATGTAAAATCAACCCTTTATCctgggaaaaaataaaatcaatgcaGGCAAATCTACTGAACTCAAACCTCTTAGCATCACAGAAATCTGCGTGATTTGGGTGCAATTTGGCTTGGAAAATtcatttacattgtatattcTGGTTTGAAAAATGCTTAGACTTGGGCAAGCTTTTATGAAAGGATGACTAGTGAAGACTCTGCTGAATCTGTTCTTCACTCATTTCAAATTGCTAAATCACCTCAAATTGACCAAGTATTTGTTCAGGAGTCAGGATAGTTTCAGAGTAATTGTGAAGTCAGAAGTCAATGATTTAAGATGTGGAGACAGGTATGAACTgtcataattaaaaataatctcTCTCCTCCTTCGATAAGAAATGTAAACATAAGATGGAGATGCCATTTTGATAAATAGCCAACAAGTCATCAAAGATGAAGCAAGACaagttttatcattttattttgtaatgtatgaatatttcgttaaaatcattttaagaATGATGAAGTATTGAATGACAAATAATTGAATACTCACAGCGGATCTACTGGATTTATAGCTGACCATCGTATCCTTAGATTCATCTTCACTACTGTCACTGTATTTGATATCTTGCTTCTCACTCAGTTTCTTCGTCTAAAATAAAGGAAGATATTCATATTAAAATCTTTATTGCAACTActcacccctcccccctttaATACCTGCCAAACTGGGGTAATGATAAAGTTTGTCTTGGaattaaattttatatttcttgcaaTAATCAGTAATAGGTGCGGTTATGCAAATCTTGGGATCAACCTATACTTGTGAATGCatgatttcaaaatactttatcTTACATTAATTACTTTTCATAATCActtattttaaatttcttttcatttaattaCTATCTATTCCACTTTGCAAAATAATTGGAAGAAAAATGATTAATATGTAAACaaactgtatataaaaaatgttaaaggaaaaaaaacagcaaaTTACTCGTACAATTGGAAAAGCATACATGTGTACAAACTACAGTCCaatgaattttgaatttcagaTTGCTGTTATATGAGAAGGCTATATCTTTATCATTTCCTTTAAACTGTTTTAATGAATTACATGTTCCTTTATTCATTGGTTGTACAAGTGTTAGTATAAATTAGACCCAAATTTTTACTTCAGTAGTACAATTAGCAATTAATAATTCCTTTAAATTAGCAATTCCTTTTAACTGTTTTAATGAATTACATGTTCCTTTATTCATTGGTTGTACAAGTGTTAGTATAAATTAGACCCAAATTTTTACTTCAGTAGTACAATTAGCAATTAATTAATGAGACTTTCATTCCAGAAGAAATGTTGCCATACAACAAACCTATACCTAGCCATCAAGCGAACACAGTATCAAATT
This genomic interval from Lytechinus pictus isolate F3 Inbred chromosome 3, Lp3.0, whole genome shotgun sequence contains the following:
- the LOC129257616 gene encoding E3 ubiquitin-protein ligase RNF113A-like; this encodes MFFCYIGSNEDESAVVRKERRQAIPNPMRQKTKKLSEKQDIKYSDSSEDESKDTMVSYKSSRSAKPTGPEDGGATATYNLDTDFNEDAQALFEKQKKINEELKGEEDDKKYRGINNYHTYIEKRDTAQGNASSGHVRKGPMRAPTNLRSTTRWDYAPDICKDYKETGFCGFGDSCKFMHDRSDYKFGWQLEKEWDDGKYQQQQDPSMYEIDSDEDDGLPFKCFICRQSFTSPVVTKCKHYFCEKCALKHYKKSKRCFVCGTQTNGLFNVARELIAKLEKYHGNGRGSDSEPSEADDHSDNEETR